Proteins encoded together in one Chitinophaga sp. LS1 window:
- a CDS encoding YqgE/AlgH family protein — translation MVTLSPGILLISDPFLKDPNFARTVVLLCEHQSNKGSFGFVLNKRFDQNLHDLVPDILIPNIPVYYGGPVQIDTIHFVHQQPELIKGGFEIINGVYWGGEFDKVVNMINAGKLDINKIRFFIGYSGWSSGQLDNELNEKSWILSASSKALIFDEKDENIWKQALKNLGSNFAIMANFPIDPLLN, via the coding sequence ATGGTAACCTTGTCGCCTGGAATATTGCTTATTTCTGACCCGTTCCTTAAAGATCCAAACTTTGCCCGCACCGTAGTACTACTCTGCGAGCACCAATCCAATAAAGGAAGTTTTGGCTTTGTACTCAACAAACGTTTCGATCAAAATCTGCACGACCTCGTTCCGGACATATTGATTCCCAACATCCCTGTCTATTACGGAGGCCCGGTGCAGATAGACACCATTCACTTCGTTCACCAACAACCAGAACTCATCAAAGGAGGTTTCGAAATCATCAACGGTGTATACTGGGGTGGCGAATTTGATAAGGTAGTGAACATGATCAATGCAGGCAAACTCGATATCAATAAGATCCGTTTCTTCATCGGCTATTCCGGTTGGAGTAGTGGACAGCTTGACAATGAATTAAATGAAAAAAGCTGGATACTTTCAGCCAGCAGTAAAGCCCTCATCTTCGATGAAAAAGATGAAAACATTTGGAAACAGGCTTTAAAGAACCTGGGCAGTAACTTTGCCATCATGGCCAACTTCCCCATAGATCCATTATTAAATTAG
- the atpC gene encoding ATP synthase F1 subunit epsilon, producing MLLEVLTPEKKLYSGEVYGVQLPGIDGSFEVLNNHAPLIAALGKGRMKVLKDKSQNEFYNIEGGFVEVLRNKATVLVEGAAAI from the coding sequence ATGTTATTAGAAGTATTAACACCTGAAAAAAAACTGTACTCTGGCGAAGTGTATGGCGTACAGTTGCCAGGGATAGACGGCTCTTTTGAAGTGCTGAATAATCACGCGCCGTTGATTGCCGCATTGGGCAAGGGCAGAATGAAAGTGCTGAAAGATAAGTCACAGAATGAATTCTATAACATAGAAGGTGGTTTTGTGGAAGTACTAAGGAATAAAGCGACTGTGCTTGTAGAAGGTGCAGCAGCAATATAA
- the atpD gene encoding F0F1 ATP synthase subunit beta: MPNTGKIKQIIGPVVDVHFDGKLPEIYNALEITRENGQKVVLEVQQHLGEDSVRCVAMDSTDGFVRGMVVTDKGAPIKMPVGDGIKGRLFNVVGEAIDGLGDIDTTNGYPIHRKPPRFEDLATDTEVLFTGIKVIDLIEPYAKGGKIGLFGGAGVGKTVLIQELINNIAKGYEGLSVFAGVGERTREGNDLMREMIEAGIVKYGEKFVESMEHGGWDLAAVDKEQLKESQATFIFGQMNEPPGARARVALSGLTIAEYFRDGDGTAGGGKDILFFVDNIFRFTQAGSEVSALLGRMPSAVGYQPTLATEMGLMQERITSTKNGSITSVQAVYVPADDLTDPAPATTFAHLDATTVLDRKISDLGIYPAVSPLDSTSRILSPTIVGEAHYNCAQRVKMILQRYKELQDIIAILGMDELSDEDKLTVSRARRVQRFLSQPFHVAEQFTGLKGVLVPIEETIKGFNMIMDGEVDEYPEAAFNLVGNIEAAIEKGKKLLEAAKN; the protein is encoded by the coding sequence ATGCCTAACACAGGTAAGATCAAGCAAATTATCGGTCCAGTGGTGGACGTCCACTTCGACGGGAAGCTACCCGAAATCTACAATGCACTGGAAATTACCCGCGAAAATGGTCAGAAGGTAGTGCTGGAAGTTCAGCAGCACCTTGGCGAAGATAGCGTTCGTTGCGTTGCAATGGACTCTACAGACGGTTTCGTAAGGGGAATGGTGGTAACAGACAAGGGTGCTCCTATTAAAATGCCGGTGGGCGATGGTATTAAGGGTCGCTTGTTCAACGTGGTAGGTGAGGCTATTGACGGTCTGGGTGATATTGATACTACAAATGGTTATCCTATTCACCGTAAGCCTCCTCGTTTCGAGGATCTGGCTACAGATACAGAAGTATTATTTACTGGTATCAAAGTAATTGACCTGATCGAACCATATGCAAAAGGTGGTAAGATTGGATTGTTTGGTGGTGCTGGTGTAGGTAAAACAGTATTGATCCAGGAGCTGATCAACAACATTGCGAAAGGTTACGAAGGTTTGTCTGTGTTTGCAGGTGTGGGTGAGCGTACCCGTGAAGGTAATGACCTGATGCGTGAAATGATCGAAGCTGGTATCGTTAAATATGGTGAAAAATTTGTTGAATCCATGGAACATGGTGGATGGGATCTGGCAGCTGTTGATAAAGAACAACTGAAAGAATCTCAGGCTACATTTATCTTTGGTCAGATGAACGAACCTCCTGGTGCCCGTGCACGTGTTGCATTGTCTGGTCTGACTATTGCAGAATATTTCCGTGATGGAGATGGTACTGCAGGTGGTGGTAAGGATATCCTGTTTTTCGTTGACAACATCTTCCGTTTCACTCAGGCAGGTTCTGAAGTATCCGCGTTGTTAGGCCGTATGCCTTCTGCGGTGGGTTATCAGCCTACACTGGCTACAGAGATGGGTCTGATGCAGGAGCGTATCACTTCAACCAAGAATGGTTCCATCACTTCCGTACAGGCGGTGTATGTACCTGCGGATGACTTGACTGACCCTGCTCCGGCTACAACATTTGCGCACCTGGATGCTACTACGGTATTGGATCGTAAGATCTCTGACCTTGGTATCTATCCTGCGGTGAGCCCACTGGATTCTACATCACGTATTCTTTCTCCTACTATCGTAGGTGAAGCACACTACAACTGTGCACAGCGTGTGAAGATGATTCTGCAACGTTATAAAGAACTGCAGGATATCATCGCGATTCTTGGTATGGATGAATTGAGCGACGAAGATAAACTCACAGTAAGCCGTGCACGTCGTGTACAGCGTTTCCTGTCACAGCCTTTCCACGTAGCAGAACAGTTTACTGGTCTGAAAGGTGTACTGGTTCCGATCGAAGAAACTATCAAAGGTTTCAACATGATCATGGATGGAGAAGTTGATGAGTATCCGGAAGCAGCATTCAACCTGGTAGGTAACATCGAAGCAGCTATCGAGAAAGGTAAGAAACTGCTGGAAGCAGCTAAGAACTAA
- a CDS encoding DUF6600 domain-containing protein produces MKNIKRYIFTIAIAASFAALPGMSCVAARPPQDFQVSDGGFYDALSPYGRWVNYGGYGDCWIPNAGPDFQPYSTNGHWVYTDYGWTWMSDYDWGWAPFHYGRWTYDDYYGWLWIPGYEWGPAWVSWRNSTDYYGWAPLGPGMSIGVSVNIPVSYWSFVPCQYITNAYVSRYYVPHNNRVEIYNRTTIINNTTIINNRTYYRGPATRDVERYTRTNIRPMRVENSDRPGRGSIGNDQVRVYRPNPNDLRQGQQNRNFSNGNGNNRNNFDRPNSPNNNNVPNRVDNRNNNVPNRGNNNNNNNLPNRNDNNNNNVPNRVDNRNNNNNNTNNINNDRNDNRNSDRGLDRNNNSNRPDRTTPSTPTPNTSTRTQVNDQQRNQQQQQQQQRVRQQQQQQRVQQQQNQQRVQQNQQQQRTQQDQQQRIQQQQQQQRAQQEQQQRVQQQQQQQRTQQQQQQQRVQPQQQQRVQQQQQQQQQQQQQQQPQSQPSRTAPRRTER; encoded by the coding sequence ATGAAAAACATTAAACGATATATTTTCACAATAGCTATAGCAGCCTCCTTTGCTGCACTCCCAGGTATGTCCTGTGTAGCTGCCCGCCCTCCACAAGACTTTCAGGTTTCCGATGGCGGCTTCTACGATGCCCTTAGCCCTTATGGCCGCTGGGTCAACTATGGAGGTTACGGAGACTGCTGGATTCCAAATGCCGGACCTGATTTCCAACCCTACTCTACCAATGGTCACTGGGTATACACTGACTATGGTTGGACCTGGATGTCTGATTACGATTGGGGATGGGCACCTTTCCACTACGGTCGCTGGACATATGACGACTATTATGGTTGGCTCTGGATCCCAGGCTACGAATGGGGACCAGCATGGGTGAGTTGGAGAAACAGTACCGATTATTATGGCTGGGCACCTTTAGGTCCTGGTATGAGCATCGGCGTGAGTGTGAATATTCCCGTTTCTTACTGGTCATTCGTACCCTGCCAGTACATTACCAATGCTTATGTAAGCCGGTATTATGTACCTCATAATAATAGAGTAGAAATTTATAACCGTACTACCATAATTAATAATACCACTATTATTAATAACCGCACCTACTACCGTGGCCCTGCCACCAGAGATGTGGAACGCTACACCAGGACAAACATTCGTCCAATGCGTGTGGAAAACAGTGATCGTCCAGGTCGTGGTTCAATAGGCAATGACCAGGTACGTGTGTATCGCCCTAACCCAAATGACTTACGTCAGGGTCAGCAGAACCGGAACTTCTCCAACGGGAATGGTAATAACAGGAATAACTTCGATAGACCTAACAGTCCGAATAATAATAACGTCCCTAACAGGGTGGATAACAGGAATAATAACGTTCCTAACAGGGGAAACAATAACAATAATAATAACCTCCCTAACAGGAATGATAATAACAATAACAACGTCCCTAACAGGGTCGATAATAGAAACAACAATAATAATAACACAAACAACATTAACAATGACCGGAACGACAATCGCAATTCTGACAGGGGCCTTGACAGGAATAACAATTCTAACAGGCCTGATCGTACCACGCCTTCAACGCCTACGCCCAATACCAGTACGCGCACGCAGGTAAATGATCAGCAACGTAATCAGCAGCAGCAACAGCAGCAGCAACGTGTTCGTCAACAACAGCAGCAACAACGTGTTCAGCAGCAGCAAAATCAGCAAAGGGTACAGCAAAATCAGCAACAGCAAAGGACTCAACAGGACCAACAACAGCGTATCCAGCAACAACAACAGCAACAAAGAGCGCAACAGGAACAACAGCAGAGAGTTCAGCAACAGCAACAGCAACAACGTACCCAGCAGCAGCAACAGCAGCAAAGAGTGCAGCCACAGCAGCAGCAACGGGTACAACAACAGCAACAACAGCAACAGCAACAACAGCAACAGCAACAGCCGCAATCCCAACCTTCCCGTACTGCACCACGCAGAACTGAAAGGTAA
- a CDS encoding GNAT family N-acetyltransferase, with amino-acid sequence MLSFQYTKIISPEVIALYEAAFPEEERRPLPAQQRLLVEGALQLLKVMEGGRFVGFVFCWGLTDFTFIEHFAIDPAMRGQGTGTKVITLLFERFGRLVLETELPHTLDAQRRIRFYEALGFGAFSTPYLQPPYREGWEPLQLILMQKGMFLEEHTFSKVSNEIYREVYGL; translated from the coding sequence ATGTTATCGTTCCAGTACACAAAAATTATTTCACCTGAAGTGATTGCATTGTATGAGGCAGCCTTTCCTGAGGAGGAGCGGCGGCCTTTGCCTGCGCAACAGCGGTTGCTGGTGGAGGGGGCTTTGCAGTTGCTGAAGGTGATGGAGGGGGGGAGGTTTGTAGGGTTTGTGTTTTGTTGGGGATTGACGGATTTCACGTTTATAGAGCATTTTGCGATCGATCCTGCTATGAGAGGGCAGGGGACAGGTACGAAGGTCATCACCTTATTATTTGAGCGATTTGGAAGGTTAGTATTAGAAACAGAGTTGCCACATACCCTTGATGCGCAACGGCGAATCCGGTTCTATGAAGCGCTGGGGTTTGGTGCATTTTCCACACCTTATTTACAGCCTCCTTATAGGGAAGGTTGGGAACCATTACAATTGATCTTAATGCAGAAAGGTATGTTCCTTGAGGAACATACCTTTTCAAAAGTCAGCAATGAAATATATCGGGAGGTTTATGGTCTCTGA
- a CDS encoding hybrid sensor histidine kinase/response regulator — MQSPDSIIAIALLFLLIASGAIVMIYRLRMQLNKAKSALSDSMKGKLDMITNFNREIRTPLNAVIGMSEQLSHTLLDKEQRELMYSIEHATGKLLRIMNNAQEVYDLTNGEVQLNSHPFEVYAAFHAVTEEKRKAALEKGLYFDALYEGDQYLRVQGDEQRLKQVILHLVENAIRYTTLGGIQVILRVSKTAEDKVLVRAEVKDTGMGIPINMLPHLFGFYSLARPPQMASVSGTGLGLAIIQRILHLHGTNIKVESTPGKGSTFAFEILYQLSDAQMTLITRRELEDMTGSFMEGRNILVADDQEMNLLLLTHILSRWKCNFDKAANGIEAYELFSLHDYDLVLLDVQMPGMTGVEVVKKIREDRDVAKASVPVLAITADITITENSRYRDLGFNDCMLKPFRERDIYNTIIRHLPPAGVKVL, encoded by the coding sequence GTGCAATCACCCGATAGCATTATTGCCATAGCACTATTATTTCTATTAATAGCCAGTGGAGCTATTGTCATGATCTATCGCCTGCGGATGCAATTAAACAAAGCAAAATCTGCCTTGTCTGATTCTATGAAAGGCAAGCTGGATATGATTACAAATTTCAACAGGGAAATACGCACACCACTCAATGCTGTCATCGGCATGAGTGAACAGCTTTCTCATACCCTACTGGATAAGGAACAACGTGAACTCATGTATTCTATTGAACATGCTACAGGTAAGCTGTTGCGCATCATGAACAATGCACAGGAAGTATATGACCTGACAAATGGTGAGGTACAATTGAATTCACACCCTTTTGAAGTATACGCTGCCTTTCATGCAGTGACTGAAGAAAAACGAAAAGCTGCTTTGGAAAAAGGATTATACTTTGATGCTCTTTATGAAGGCGATCAATACCTGCGTGTACAGGGTGATGAACAACGTCTGAAACAGGTGATACTACACCTGGTTGAAAACGCTATCAGATATACTACGCTGGGAGGTATACAGGTTATACTGCGTGTGTCAAAAACTGCTGAAGATAAAGTGTTGGTAAGAGCAGAGGTTAAAGATACTGGTATGGGTATTCCTATAAACATGCTTCCTCATCTATTCGGATTTTATAGTTTAGCACGTCCTCCGCAAATGGCGTCGGTGAGTGGAACGGGATTAGGCTTAGCTATTATTCAGCGTATTCTGCACCTGCATGGAACAAATATAAAAGTTGAAAGTACGCCAGGCAAAGGCAGCACTTTTGCATTTGAAATTTTATACCAGCTATCGGATGCCCAGATGACTTTGATTACGCGCAGGGAGCTGGAGGATATGACCGGCAGCTTTATGGAAGGCAGGAATATTCTGGTGGCGGATGATCAGGAGATGAATTTGTTATTACTTACACATATTCTAAGCCGTTGGAAATGTAATTTTGATAAGGCTGCGAATGGTATTGAGGCATATGAATTATTCTCTTTGCACGATTATGATCTGGTGCTGCTGGATGTACAGATGCCGGGGATGACAGGGGTGGAAGTCGTGAAGAAAATCAGGGAGGATAGGGATGTGGCGAAAGCCAGCGTACCAGTGCTGGCTATTACTGCTGATATTACGATTACGGAGAATAGCCGGTATAGAGATTTAGGATTTAATGATTGTATGTTGAAGCCTTTCAGGGAAAGGGATATTTACAACACTATTATCAGACATTTACCTCCAGCGGGTGTAAAGGTATTATAA
- a CDS encoding M48 family metalloprotease, with protein sequence MSSFFSASSENTTTVPPAGSFRLQVLKMMGSILLFFITYGLLLIYAGILAAIFLWAGVSLIMFAPLHPITILSVFMFIAGLGIIFMGIMQVLFLIKFLFTRQQQDLSLRIPITRKEQPALFDCLQQIARSTKTRFPKKVYLAPGVNAAVIYPVKFMNMFWPVGKKLEIGLGLVNSLNVSEFSMAIAHEFGHFSQRSMKLASYVYTVNRMIYNMLYENQSWHKTMSWISSRWIVFALLAHINLRIVSDIQKALRLMYSIVNKQYMRLRREMEFHADAVALTVAGTDAAISAMRRLEISGFFYEHCLLQLPEMARQQRRFGNIYEVHRSLIRLYATQHEIALDAHQLPLVTDNYFSSFLLSRVQLPDQWATHPSREEREQRYMAANISKTIKGESAWHLFQHAEELQEHMSSLLSQSFIQPSAEYAPYPVENFIADTATRIKDYSMPAIFNEYYDNRPLPILPEGNITPLSDEQMATLSVSTLYAENKVQRLRAYFRDMQDADTLHAIQQGQIKTRYFEFEGKQYPVTAAGKVRAKLQSSIRQDTEWLLAHDTLAIKYHYTIIFQKDPAYAQKLQEQYHTLLEHQATCWQLNDIVARILHNVSSLFSEQGLTVVSAQPYFDSLIDEGALLKKILLRLKQIPEVTTGWEGALQEKISHFLRYNYNYVKGNEPIMEEITNLHEISTTVMDQYNNCIILMKKAWLEAVL encoded by the coding sequence ATGTCCAGCTTCTTTTCGGCCAGTTCCGAAAACACCACGACCGTCCCGCCTGCAGGATCATTCAGATTGCAGGTTCTCAAAATGATGGGAAGCATCCTGCTATTCTTCATCACCTATGGTCTTCTGCTCATCTATGCAGGTATACTCGCCGCCATTTTTCTCTGGGCAGGCGTCAGTCTTATCATGTTCGCCCCGCTCCACCCCATCACCATCTTATCTGTATTCATGTTCATCGCAGGACTCGGAATAATTTTCATGGGTATTATGCAGGTGTTGTTCCTGATCAAGTTCCTCTTTACCCGCCAGCAACAGGACCTTTCACTCCGCATTCCCATCACACGCAAAGAACAGCCGGCACTTTTCGACTGCCTCCAACAAATTGCACGATCGACCAAAACCCGCTTCCCTAAAAAAGTGTACCTCGCCCCCGGTGTAAATGCCGCAGTCATTTATCCGGTAAAATTCATGAACATGTTCTGGCCTGTTGGCAAAAAACTGGAAATAGGTTTAGGACTTGTAAACAGTCTGAATGTAAGTGAATTCAGCATGGCCATCGCACACGAATTCGGTCATTTTTCACAGCGTAGTATGAAACTCGCCAGCTATGTGTACACCGTAAACAGGATGATCTACAACATGCTCTACGAAAACCAGAGCTGGCACAAAACCATGAGCTGGATTTCCAGCAGGTGGATCGTATTTGCACTTCTGGCCCACATCAATCTCCGCATCGTAAGCGATATACAAAAAGCATTACGACTCATGTACAGTATTGTCAACAAACAGTACATGCGCCTGAGAAGAGAAATGGAATTTCATGCAGATGCAGTAGCACTGACAGTAGCTGGTACAGATGCAGCCATTTCCGCCATGCGCAGGCTGGAAATAAGTGGGTTCTTTTATGAGCATTGTTTGCTGCAACTTCCTGAAATGGCACGGCAGCAACGTCGCTTTGGAAATATTTATGAAGTACACAGATCATTGATACGGCTATATGCCACCCAACACGAAATAGCACTGGATGCACACCAGTTACCACTGGTGACAGATAATTACTTTAGTTCATTCCTGCTAAGCAGGGTACAATTACCCGATCAATGGGCCACTCATCCTTCCCGCGAAGAACGGGAACAACGTTACATGGCAGCGAATATCAGCAAAACCATCAAAGGAGAAAGTGCATGGCACCTTTTTCAACATGCAGAAGAGCTACAGGAGCATATGTCCTCCTTACTCAGTCAATCTTTTATTCAGCCATCCGCTGAATATGCACCCTATCCGGTAGAAAACTTCATCGCAGATACAGCCACCCGAATCAAAGATTACTCAATGCCGGCGATTTTCAATGAGTATTATGACAACCGCCCATTGCCAATTTTGCCTGAGGGGAATATTACCCCCTTGTCAGATGAACAGATGGCGACACTCTCTGTTTCCACTTTATACGCAGAAAACAAAGTCCAGCGTTTGCGCGCTTATTTCAGGGATATGCAGGATGCCGATACCTTGCATGCAATACAGCAGGGACAAATTAAAACGAGGTATTTTGAATTTGAAGGCAAACAATATCCGGTTACCGCTGCCGGCAAAGTACGTGCTAAACTGCAATCCAGTATCCGGCAGGATACAGAATGGCTACTGGCCCATGATACACTGGCGATAAAATACCATTATACCATCATTTTTCAGAAAGATCCTGCCTATGCACAAAAACTACAGGAACAATATCACACATTACTGGAACACCAGGCTACCTGCTGGCAACTAAATGATATTGTCGCAAGGATCCTTCATAATGTCAGCTCACTATTCAGTGAACAGGGTCTGACGGTAGTAAGTGCCCAACCATATTTTGATAGCCTGATTGATGAAGGAGCTTTATTAAAGAAGATCCTCCTCCGCCTGAAACAAATTCCGGAAGTAACAACGGGTTGGGAAGGTGCTTTGCAGGAAAAGATCAGTCATTTCCTCAGGTACAATTACAATTATGTTAAGGGGAATGAGCCAATTATGGAGGAGATTACAAATCTGCATGAAATTAGTACTACAGTGATGGATCAATATAATAATTGCATCATCCTGATGAAAAAGGCGTGGTTAGAAGCGGTGTTGTAA
- a CDS encoding DNA polymerase III subunit gamma/tau, which yields MENFIVSARKYRPQNFSTVVGQSHITTTLKNAIRNNQLAHAFLFCGPRGVGKTTCARILAKTINCENLQPDGEACNQCHSCVSFNEGSSFNIHELDAASNNSVDDIRTLVEQVRFAPQAGKYKIYIIDEVHMLSSSAFNAFLKTLEEPPSYAIFILATTEKHKILPTILSRCQIFDFKRITIQDTVDHLQEICQKEHIQAEGDALHLVAQKTDGCMRDSLSTLDKIVSFTGGKLTYQNTLEHLNILDYDYFFKLMDGVLQQDVAAALLIFDEILQKGFEGDNFLNGWAEFLRNLLLCKEDKVLHLVEVSGNLKDRYRQLSGKLSPSYLITALHLLNETEINYRMARNKRLHVEMALIKLCFLQQAVNLVSDDQTGEVVKKKLVADGSAPQKLRAPIAQATPAKAGQPATSASIAANEPKLTIENTPTQNTSYNSSQTSSGQPHSQTASGQTGYSQTAPGQTNAQTASGQAAYSQTASGQTNSQTPSGQTTYSQAAPGQAANTQTAPGHATPAQTSSGQATSKPAQPAANVPKLTGLAAMKQAFAASQSTETKQEIIPMTLGALHVYWEEFIDRFRQANKMTVVSNLQLAAISMNGAEEIGITSRNIVQFRFMEEEKLSISAFFKEKFRNNGLVLTLHLDESQQTADIGPAPLSSREKFAKMVEKYPLVKELKDKLNLELDF from the coding sequence ATGGAGAATTTTATCGTTTCTGCCCGTAAATACAGACCACAGAACTTTTCTACAGTAGTAGGACAATCCCACATTACCACCACACTCAAAAACGCCATCCGCAACAACCAACTTGCGCATGCCTTTTTGTTCTGCGGTCCACGCGGTGTGGGAAAAACCACCTGTGCCCGTATCCTGGCAAAAACCATCAACTGCGAAAATCTCCAACCCGATGGCGAAGCCTGCAACCAATGTCACTCCTGCGTTTCATTCAACGAAGGTAGCTCTTTCAACATCCATGAATTAGATGCCGCCTCCAACAACTCAGTAGATGACATCCGTACCCTTGTAGAACAGGTACGCTTTGCTCCTCAAGCGGGTAAATATAAAATCTATATCATAGATGAGGTACACATGCTCAGTTCCTCCGCGTTCAACGCATTCCTGAAAACGCTGGAAGAACCCCCCTCCTATGCAATATTCATACTGGCTACCACCGAAAAACATAAAATCCTCCCCACTATCCTGAGCCGATGCCAGATCTTCGATTTCAAGCGCATCACCATTCAGGATACCGTGGATCACTTACAGGAAATCTGTCAGAAAGAACACATTCAGGCCGAAGGAGATGCCCTGCACCTCGTAGCGCAAAAGACCGATGGCTGTATGCGTGACTCGCTCAGTACCCTGGATAAAATCGTCTCCTTCACCGGCGGAAAGCTTACCTACCAGAATACCCTGGAACACCTCAACATCCTTGACTATGATTATTTCTTCAAACTCATGGATGGAGTACTCCAACAGGACGTAGCTGCTGCCCTCCTCATCTTTGACGAAATCCTTCAAAAAGGTTTCGAAGGAGACAACTTCCTCAATGGCTGGGCCGAATTCCTCCGCAACCTCCTGTTGTGCAAGGAAGACAAAGTCCTCCACCTGGTAGAAGTAAGTGGTAACCTGAAAGACCGCTACCGCCAGTTATCCGGCAAACTGAGTCCATCTTACCTGATCACCGCCCTCCACCTGCTGAACGAAACGGAAATCAACTACCGCATGGCGCGCAACAAACGGCTTCATGTGGAAATGGCGCTGATCAAACTTTGTTTCCTGCAACAGGCTGTGAACTTAGTCAGCGATGACCAAACCGGTGAGGTAGTAAAAAAAAAACTGGTAGCTGACGGTTCTGCACCGCAAAAGCTCCGGGCACCGATCGCACAAGCCACACCTGCCAAAGCAGGCCAGCCGGCTACAAGTGCATCAATCGCTGCCAATGAGCCAAAGCTTACTATAGAAAATACACCAACACAGAATACTTCATATAATTCTTCTCAGACGAGTTCCGGACAGCCGCATTCTCAAACTGCCTCAGGGCAAACTGGGTATTCTCAAACAGCTCCCGGACAAACGAACGCTCAAACTGCTTCAGGACAGGCTGCGTATTCTCAGACCGCTTCCGGACAAACGAATTCTCAGACACCCTCCGGACAGACTACTTATTCTCAAGCAGCTCCCGGACAAGCAGCAAATACTCAAACAGCTCCCGGACATGCAACACCTGCGCAGACCTCTTCCGGACAAGCAACTTCCAAACCTGCCCAACCAGCGGCCAATGTGCCAAAGTTAACAGGTCTGGCAGCCATGAAGCAGGCCTTCGCTGCATCGCAATCCACTGAAACCAAACAGGAAATCATTCCGATGACCCTGGGTGCCCTGCATGTATACTGGGAAGAATTTATCGACCGTTTCCGTCAGGCTAACAAAATGACAGTCGTAAGCAACTTACAACTGGCTGCAATCTCCATGAACGGAGCTGAAGAGATCGGAATTACCAGCAGAAATATTGTCCAATTCCGCTTCATGGAAGAAGAAAAATTGTCCATCTCGGCTTTCTTCAAAGAGAAGTTCCGAAACAACGGGCTAGTACTGACATTACATCTCGACGAATCACAGCAAACTGCGGATATTGGCCCTGCGCCTTTATCCAGCCGTGAGAAATTTGCGAAGATGGTAGAAAAATATCCACTTGTGAAAGAGTTGAAAGACAAACTAAATTTGGAACTCGATTTTTAA